In Neoarius graeffei isolate fNeoGra1 chromosome 17, fNeoGra1.pri, whole genome shotgun sequence, a single window of DNA contains:
- the LOC132901210 gene encoding olfactory receptor 10G4-like: protein MLVKNDSQKVITELFFIGFDNVERPLAVGVIMLILYTLTMIVNTANIGFIVMDKRLHQPMYIFICHLAIVDMIYCTSSCPTMIGILLVGDKTISYKACMVQMFIYHFSGRLEMFTITVMAFDRFVAISMPLQYNSLMTNFRSVLITISLWLVGASIVSMLPASIAPLPVCYVTLKYIFCDYASITRATCADPETYFKATAILISCIIFGTFGFICLSYIKIAIVVSRMTSNNDKKKTIHTCLNHAIVVVCYYTLIFIRIILTRVGIVLTLEELNGLVVGSIILPSLINPFIYCFRTKEIRSKIFKIFSKVEPTVKRMQSF from the coding sequence ATGTTGGTTAAAAATGATTCTCAGAAAGTGATTActgaattgttttttattggattTGACAATGTAGAAAGACCACTGGCTGTTGGTGTGATCATGCTGATATTGTACACACTTACTATGATTGTTAACACTGCAAACATTGGCTTTATTGTAATGGATAAACGTCTGCACCAGCCAATGTATATTTTTATCTGCCACTTAGCAATTGTAGACATGATCTACTGTACAAGTTCATGTCCAACTATGATAGGTATTCTTCTTGTTGGCGATAAAACTATATCGTATAAAGCATGCATGGTTCAGATGTTTATCTACCATTTTAGTGGAAGACTGGAGATGTTTACTATTACCGTGATGGCATTTGACCGTTTTGTTGCTATAAGCATGCCATTACAATATAATTCTTTAATGACAAATTTCCGATCTGTTTTAATCACTATTTCACTCTGGTTGGTGGGCGCTTCAATTGTATCCATGCTACCTGCTTCTATTGCACCTCTACCAGTTTGTTACGTTACTCTAAAGTACATATTTTGTGACTATGCATCTATTACAAGGGCAACTTGTGCAGACCCAGAGACATATTTTAAAGCTACAGCTATTCTGATATCTTGTATAATTTTTGGAACATTCGGTTTCATTTGCTTATCTTATATAAAGATAGCTATTGTTGTTTCAAGAatgacctcaaacaatgacaagaaGAAAACTATACATACTTGTTTAAATCATGCTATAGTTGTAGTCTGCTACTATACACTCATTTTCATACGAATAATCCTCACTAGGGTTGGTATAGTTTTAACACTGGAGGAACTAAATGGGTTGGTGGTGGGATCAATTATATTACCATCTTTAATTAATCCTTTCATATACTGCTTTAGAACAAAGGAAATCAGaagtaaaatatttaaaatattttcaaaagtTGAACCAACTGTAAAAAGAATGCAATCATTTTAG